GAGTTCGTGCCCTACTCGTTGTTACTCCATTGTTTGACTGCACAGGTTTCACTCTTGTTCTAAAACTTGGTGGAGCTGACTGCAATGATCTTGTTTGTCTCTGGGGTTCAGGCAGTGCAGTAGGTGACTGCTCCTGAGGGTTCACACGTTTGATGTGGATGCTATGCAcggattttttcttcttactctTTGAAACCGTGAAACATCCCATTTTGATGTCTAAATAATCCGGCCTTATCAGGTTTATAATTGTCCTGCCAAATCAATagtaaaacataaacatatgaCAACATTCTGAAACACTTGACAACCTAAAGTATTGATTAACATAGTTTATCAGGGAATCAAATCACTAACGTTTATATAAGATCACAAAGTAAAACCAATTTTTGGCGAAGTTGCAATCAAGATATTATATTAACACTTGGCTCCACCAACCAAACTGGTTTGGGAACCTAAGATATTGAATGATCTCCTACTATTGCTTAAAACAGAGTTTGAATTACTCCGGTTCCACTTTCCAAATCAATAGCAATGCTGCCATCAACTTATATTCACTCCAAGTACAACAAATGATTAAAACTACAGCATTTCTACAAGAGACTCAGAAATCAatcaatcttcatcaataaAGAATCAGAAATCAATCATGTTTCTTGTTAGCTACAGATAGGCTCAACTCAACTAGAGGATCAATGAAAACAATTCAAATGTTTTGGTACATTTCCATAAAAAAAAGTGATGTCATCAATAATTGTCAATATATGCCTTCATAGTTCAATCAATTTAtaagtttttgaattttcaaagcacaaaatacaataaactcTCTCTAAATTGGACACTAACATCAAAAAGGCAATTTTTGAAGAATCACTAATAAATGAATGTGGGACTGATAAAACCAATCTAATCTAAACTACCAACAACAATGGATTCTCTTAACAAGACCCCAAATCCAAAAATTTCAgctaaatttctaaaattaacAAGATGAAAGCAAGATCAAGAAAAGCTAAAAAACCAACCTGGGACACTTTTTTTGAGCTCAAAGTTTGGATCTTTACTGATTTCTTGGGATTTCAAGACAACCCAGATAATGAATTTTCAATCAAATCTGTTGAATGAATGGGTAAATAAGGGGTGAGGAAAGAAACCCTAACAAGAAGTTATAGAAATGGAAATGTGTAAAGGGAAAAAGATGAGACTTTTAAGAGTAAAAAGGCAAAAGAAAGTAGGAAAAAGAAGACTGGAgtttgttggggtggggtaaggggtgggggtggggaggTGGTTTCATAGGAAAGAGGAGTGAAGAAATATTAGTCAAACTCAAACCAACAAAAATCCACACAATTATCattaaaaatctcaaatttctattattatatgCTTTTAGATTAAGAAAATATGCCATTGGTATCATCTACTTGTATCAATGCAAATCTCATACCTTATGACATTTTTGCCCTCACGCACTTATAAATGTACTATTTAACTTGGTTTTAGTTACTCTCTTTGTTCACTTTTagttaacattattttttttagagtcaatcgataaaaaaattaactaatattttatgatatattttttaatcatattgatatgcaaacaAATTATGATCTATAGTAATTTTTGTATAGATTTTGATTATCTAAATCTTattgttttaaatattgaaattaatttaatttaatttaaatttgaaaaattaaccGCAATATTACAAATAAAAGTGGATAGAGTGAATATCTATATCTTCTAATTATAACTGTTTACAAGTAGACACATTTATAGAAAATTGAATACACATCCTACGTAGTAAGTATGTTTATATATGATGCAAAATATCATGTAGGACGCCACATATGATGTACGTATTTATtcgtttaattttatataaatttaaatgtctattCGTACATATACAGAATTAGAGGCACAAATGTTAGGTAAAGCCAGGTTAATGggtgtttatgtattatgctttTCAATAATGTTTCAAGATAAAACTCCCACTATAATTATGTTTAAGTGTTTAATTAgctcatttaaaaaataaaactactaGAAAGaacacatcacacactttactctcaaataattataaatatggtTTGAGAAAAGTTGTTTACTGACCCTTTTTGTTTGTAGGATTTGGCAAGATTATCTgccaaatatatattaaaaaataccAACACTCAAATTAAACAcaattttgaatatgaatttaaataatataatcaaatacAATTAATCACAGACTATTGACATTTGACCTCACTTAGcaaaatatgattaaatttataGGTTTTGATTTAGAGTAGGAAAAGTTTGAGAGAAGTTGTACTTACTTTATCAAACAATACTTGTAGGAAAAACAAAACACTATAAAATAGATTTTCTCTTATAGTGGTACCATTATAGTATACTATAAGAATAGCTAATTAATATCCTAgtttttcatttctcaaatattatttttttcaaagaaaaaaagaatcttgtattgtaaaataaatttggCAAGTAAATTAGcacttattttagtttaatttgtgTGTCACTATTTGAtttgacacaaaatttaagaatttttttggtTGTTAAAATGGTCTTAAACATTCCTTGACCACTCGTGTcgttataaattaattttttaaacgtAAAacagtaatattttttaaaagtaattaaagttatgtataaggcataatatataaatatgcttTTAACTTGATCTCAATTGATATTTGTATCCTCCAACTTTGGATATACATAAGTAGattcttaaacttttaaaaaattgaacaagcagatatatgtgttatatgtgacataataaaaataagacgTCACGTAGGATGCAAACTGGTCATGCAAGACGTCACAAAAGAAAGCATTTATCTATTTATccaacataatttaattttttatgtatctatttatgcgtaatcaaaattgaaaaacatctATACAAGCTGAAGTCAAAATGTGACACATTTATCGATTATacctattttttaattataggtGATATTTCGTTAAATGAGGCTGAAAATGAAAGTATGTTTATGAAGAAACTAATAAAATCAAAACTTGGATTTGGGaatgaaaaatcaaagaaattaaaagaaaataaaaaataaaaaaaaggtaagGGTATTATAGTCAATTCAATGTGCTAAATTAGTGGTAGTAATatgtacttaattaattaaaagaaactcAAAAATCAACAAAGAGGGGCCTCGAATCAATGTAGGTGGGGGCAGTTCAGTCAAAGTATCGGAAAAAGTTAGTAGTACTATTGTTGAGAAAAAGACCCTTTTACCACTCTATTAGTTAATTTGTACTTGtacatcattctttttaaaaaaaataataattaatgtttattGAGTTGAGTCTGTCGCATAAAATTTGTCTAACgctatttatatttgtaaattattgTATAGTGAAGAATTTATTGAATACATATAAAGTGTTCATATGAAGGACATAGATTATAACAATTTCGAATATGTCTATAACGATTAAAAATAAACGAGaggaatatttaattttcttatattagtCAAGGAGGTCCTTAGTGATGAACTTTTGACTCTTCTTTTATTGCCGTCCGATAGACTCCTCAATTGACTTACGTGGCATTCATATGGAACACTAGGTCCCACTTGACgtcaacattttaatttttttttaaatacatgtAGATATTCAAACGTGGGAAAATATTGGCCCACCtgcatgaatatttttttatttttaattttttgtttcccCTATAAAAGTTaggtttacttttttttttttgggacaaCAGGTTTACTTTTactaataatttcaaaatgtgCGGATCTAACGTCTTAGACTTGAttgagcaacagaagaaaagggaaaaaaattacgtgaattaatatattttaaaaaataattactgattttaataatattttttatttattattatttatagtagtattgtgaaaatttgttatatatattaaaagtaaattatgtatgtattatatttgaagtgtaattgtttatgaaatatattatgtttgtttggattAGTGATATGTGTTACAGGTTAAAATAAATggttaagatttaatttttcaaagtaaacatctaaccatgatttagttaataaatacattatatatcaaatattgaaattattataatttcacAATCTTAGTAGCATATTGATCCGTGATTAATAAATTACCTAgagataaatgaaaaaattattctaggataaaaagaaatttaggaACATAATTTTTTCCCCTATATTTATGGACAAGATAATATGTTGCTAAAATTGtggaattataataattttaatacttgatatataactAAATCATGATTTGATGtttactttgaaaaaataaattttaactatttattttaacctaaaacaCTTGTCACTAATCCAaataaaaacttgaaaaaaatagaaaggagCCTAATCCGTTAGTTTAAAACTTTGAATATTgaatacttctttttttttttttgcaattattaattagtttgaaagatatataatataaaagatTGTTTTGTACTTTAAGCAACGTTTTAAAGATGAAAATGTGAGATAATTAAGATGTTGTACTCCcttcatcaatttttaattgttatattaCGCTGTacaaaagttaatttaattaattattgaattaaattatattaatttaatatttaaataaaaaacctaaatatttaaattattatttttcacatattaatacattataaaatgggagtcaaaattcttataatttgactctaaaaagaatatgacaattaaaaatcgAGGTATAGGGATTAGACGGAAgttttataaacttttaatcTCAAAAAGATGTTGACATTACATTAGATGattaagaaaattgaagaaattcatagaaaataaaattgattaacGTATTTGTACAAGTGATAAACAATATAATAGTGTTAAACATCATCATCAGATACAAATCAACTGCatgcttttaatttttaaatagttgAAAAATCACAAATTGGACTATTTTCTTTAGCGAAGCAATTGAAATAACAAacttatttgtaaaataaaatgatttaagtcttcaaattttttttgtgaagaattAAAGTTGATATTTTGGAGTTTAAAAAACATCTTTAAGTCTATGGTAAAACTTATTAGAATTTTGTAGAAGAGTATCTTTGatatataattagaaaatatCAATATAGTCTAAAGTATTAGTATTTGAGGGAGATATTTGTGAAAGAAATTCGACACAACTTTAAATATAGAAGACGTTTGGTATTTGTTAATTAgtccaaattaaaataaaaaattgttctttcatAATCAAGTTCTCCTTTTCAAATTCTTCTTTTTCCATTTCAACTTCCTCTTTAGTTAAATTTTCCGAACTTAATTAATAATCTCGACCGAACAAAATATTTATCAGAGTACGAGCAGTCTGTATCATGCAAAGACATAAAGCTATATGTGCCTCTCTCACTATATATAACCATAAAAACTTAAAAAGCTCAACAATAGCAtgattaaattcatatttgtataacaGTGCATAAAACTGAATATGATTGTATATGAATGTATAAATACCTATCATAATATTGTATAATCTTTTAATGCCAAGTGTATAGTATTGTATATGAAGTTATcaaacatttttataaaaatatatagagtcaaaaagatagaaaatacatttaaacTATTCATTTTGAGTTTCATACTCAAAGTATCATTCAATAATTACGAAACATAGCTTGACTAAGTAGATTAATATCATGtcaaaattaaagatttaaattaaaactatCTCCAATGATCAACATGTAAATTCTTCTTTTTCACCTCCTTATGTGTGATCTTGTTTCAGCAGTGTATCGACATTTTCGACTTGAAAGGGTagaaaagatattttaatagtcaattaaaaaatatattaaaaaaatcaattgtcACCAAATAAGgtgatatatatatgtatgtatatatgtagtGCAAATATATGAAGATTCTAAAATAACATACCTAGAAATATTTTTAGACAAACATATTTTGTCTAGTCAGTATCTATGTATATTTCGATAAACACACTCAATAGTTGACGCATGAAACTCAATGAAATAGAATAATTTAAGTATGTTTTTGTacttttgtataaaatttttgtatattattgtATACCAAACGTATATGTTATTATAAATCAAAGTAAATTGGTTAGTTACACTTATAAAAATTTATCCAcgttttttggtcattttcacacttttttcattatttaataagTATAAAATTGGATTAAGGTCTTTAAATAAATTTCGAGGATAACTTTAAGAATAGTAGATGAGttaagtaattgaaaaaaattacattagagAAGGGGTCAGATGAAGGGTGACGGTGTTGTTAGATTTGAAGGGTGAGACAAATTTTTTCAAATGATATCgatatagtttttttaatttgttattgcgtttttctttaatctattaagagaaaaaacttaaaaccattaaaaaattgatatcgttaataacaaaattaaaattattattaaaattgtcaaatcaatattttattattactcagGGTGTGTTAGGTAcgaaagaaaatgttttccatggaaaatgttttcctggaaaacaagccgattttgaacttattttttcatgtttggttggtgagaagaaaatatttttcgaaaatgatttttagtgtttaatttatgaataaaaaatatttttgaggaacatcttttatttttactagagtagaaaataatttatgaaattgaaaatattttttttttaaaatttgatattttttttaaatataatttgaaattggaggagagctttaaaaaatgttttccttaatttttgaagggaagtcattttccttaattttgaggaaaatgagtcaatttaaaaaatatttttcaaaacttttgcctcaaccaaacatgaaaaaattgaaaaatatttttcagaaaatattttctttgttccaaacacactcttaatcaataatttttcttcaattcGATTTTAAACACGGAGATGTATGGGGCAGATCTGTGCCCTGTTTTCGGACAATGAGCCCCTGCACCTCTCTTGGGAATTGATCTCCCTATCACATTATTTGGATAGACGATTGTTGCGTATTATTCTctctattttaaaaagaatgattttttttaataataattttgtttttggtatttttttcgTTTAAATTTATCttagatttgaatttttttgaacttttaaaaatttatttaatatggaATAGAAGAAATTTTTATGATGTAtatcattaaatttaaaatataatatttaaataagttatatCTTTCTTCGTTCGATAGTGTTACATATCAATCACTCGAATAAAAGATTTACCAAGAAATAGGATAAATGATAACgtaaataaaaatgatactGCAATCACGATAAATTGATCCTAtcaaaaaaagagatttttacCCTTATGCCGCAAtagatttaataatataatataaattaaactacaattcaaataatatttttattttaaactaaatgGGTAATAAGTAACAACTAGTCAAACAAGAATCattcacttttaaataaattattttttaattttgatttttactcCTTTTAAGTACAATAAGTATTTGCTTTCAATTTTTAGAAGTGCCTTACATGAAATATTCTTTTTACtcctttacaaaatttaaataaaactcagctccattttcaatttttaactttattaattttaaataaaatgaagggaATAAGAAGATATACAAAATTATGACCAAATGTTTGCTCAATCACTTAAATTTTGCCTAAATTCGTCTCTTGATTTTCATTCTTTCGTAATTATTCTGaatgaattttatattaatcttataaaattaaactattctaagaatttatttttccaGTAATATCAATGAAAATATCTTTCTGAGTTCTGACTCTGCTTACGCCTTGGGGCAAAATATTTATTGGGACTCTTTCCGTTGTAATGTTTacagtattaattttttttttattcatttattttagcatttattgtatttaaattttttattttttgtttgtccaATTCAGCATATTACCGAGAAAGATGCACTattaatatgaatgtatgatgaaatttacatatatcttattcattatttttttaaaagtaagtaaattcatgtaaacaaaataataatgttgAACTGTCTGACACTTTcatctaaaaaattaaatgtaaatcATGTTATAATATCGTATTGAAGTGTGTGACTATAACGTTTAAAAATCAAAGCTATTAAAAAATGCACTTTTCTCAACAAAATAAACAGGGAAGTATTAGTTTGTCTTTCTTTACGTCTCTCTTTCACACACATATACATTTTAAAACTATACATCTCTAAGAGTATGGGGTGGtctttttttactttatcaTTCCATATTCGGtacttatattaaaatttgattgtttCGTTTGGACTTTTCACGAGTTCAGATTTTAAAGGGTAAAATTACTGATGAAGTAGCGATTTTATCGACCGAAAAAAGAACAAGCAACGATttgcaaaatttaatttttcttttttaaatttcttttaaagcCAAGGCagcaaataaataataataataaaaagtttcacttcAAATTGCTACCAGGGCAgcgatttattaaaaattaaaaaaaataaaattgaaatcaaTGCCTTGACAATGATTtgtttaaaagattttttttaacaaaaaataaatcaaattttgtaAATCGCTGCGATTTGCTTTTTTGACGCGAACAAAATCGCTATTTCGTCAGCGATTCTTTCGTTTTGTTTAAcgaaaaaatttacatattgttttaaaatttttattaacatttttcatccTTTAGTCTCCGGGGACTCTAATATATATGCATGGAAGGAGAGCTAGCCATGAACAAAATAAGATAGTAGTaggtaaaattttgaaatatttggaTTGTAAATTGTAATACAACGTAACCAACCCCAAATGTTTCATGACAACACTCTTAACTataaataacagaaaataaGTAAAACTAGATCCACGCATAAACAGGATCAAACTAACTCCACCCCATATCTTTATTATTCTTCCATCTCCTCATCAAACTCTACCTACTTCCATATTATTGCACTGATCATCGGCCTTACTGAACCCTGCATATATTAAATACCACATTAAACAATTAGTAAATTAGAACATATACAGTGCCGGAGAAATTTCACCAAGGGTGCTAAACTGAATATGCTAttcttaaaaagtaataaaaaaattctactagTAAGATTTGAACATATGAACACTTTAAGTACGCATGTTTTTACTCTTTTAAAGAGCCTGAAAGAAATCACTAAACTACATGATATTGTTATGTCAAGGTGTCAAGAATATGTTATTTAGCCactttatttgtcattttactTGAATATGCGGTATAACTTTTTAACGAAGGATGCTTAACTAGACACCATGACTTAAGTACGGCAACGCCATTGAACATATATAGTTACGTACTAATATTTCAACAAGTACTTAAAAAGTACACTCCATAATTCACGACAACAGAAATATCTAAGAATTGTTTTAGATCGACAGTGTGACGTTTACCTATTGCAGTCGGTGGAGGGGCTAATCTTGTAAGGTATGTTTACGCCACAAACACTAGGGAGACCAGCAGCTTTACCAGCATCAATGCCCTTAATAGCAGTAGCTGCTGATTTTAGGCAATTGCATGCCATTTTTCGATCAGCTGGAGTCCTGGCTGcacccaaaagacccttaatTCCGCCACAGCACCCTCCGAGGGGGCCGCGGCCGGTAAGATAAGGCAGACAAGGAGCCACACCAGATGTGACTTGACCACAAGTCACTGCCTCTGCATGGGGTGCAACTAGTGTTACAACCATGCACAAAACAACAATGCATGCAATTTTGCTAAACATTTCCATACTTAGAGAAGTAGTGGATATTGCAAATGTAATTTGGGTGTAAAATATAGTGAGATTTTTTTGGGTATTTAtagagtgaaaaaaaaaaatatgaagtgaATAATTAATGAAGGGAGTGAGTGAATTTGTTGGTAGTTGAGGTTAAATTCAATAACGCTATTCGAggtatatacatttttttttctttttcgatcAACGTGAAGTTTGCATACGAGACTTCGTGATTTATTGAGGTatcacatattatttttttttgttaaaaaaatatttattctatcAACTTAGTTTTATTAGTATGttgtaataatataaatttaattactagtatgttatgtaattatttttaatgatgaagagatttagtatagaaaaactataaatttattttattttgctaaaataagaaaaacattttttagtATGAGAATCAAGTATAATAAATGGAGAGGATACAATATTTAAGGAatgaacttttttttgaaacagaaaataaaataaaatagaaaatttagtTGTTCAATGACTTATAATTAATAGGatgatataactaaaataaataaaaatgaaagctAGGTGTGTGTCATACTCTATGAAATATTGCCAATCAATGCGACAATAATACATGAAAATGTTATCCACAGCgaaatcataattttctttcaaaaaatgttctaaatttaatatatacatatgataaataatttataatctaTGTACTTTgtatttacataatatataattttttaacaaatggTGTCTAAATGTCAATCCTCAATTATACGTGGAATAGGTCATTGAATTTGACATGCTCATAGAGCTCACGCACACACCATTTTGtggatttttatatttaagaaaatatgttataagaaataggaaaaattacttGGAATGAtgcattttaataaattattactgattttagtgatattttttatttataagtatttat
The sequence above is a segment of the Solanum lycopersicum chromosome 10, SLM_r2.1 genome. Coding sequences within it:
- the LOC101264570 gene encoding non-specific lipid-transfer protein 2-like precursor, which produces MEMFSKIACIVVLCMVVTLVAPHAEAVTCGQVTSGVAPCLPYLTGRGPLGGCCGGIKGLLGAARTPADRKMACNCLKSAATAIKGIDAGKAAGLPSVCGVNIPYKISPSTDCNRVQ